CATTGCAATCCGCTTTAGAGTGTCTGGATTAGGTTAAAAGGACTATACAGGATGGGTATATCTTTGTCAAGGGCTTGTGCAAGATTTCTCAGGCGTAGCCAGCAAAATTTGTGCGTATTGTATAAGTCGCCCAAAACACGATTACCAGGCGGTGGGCCGATAGCCCAGGCATAGTACAAAGATCGGCGTAAAACCGCCCATTCCTGTACGTTACCAACAAGGCCACCACCAGGGTTGGGCGCACGCCGATTGCTCTGCAGCCGGCGCGCCCAGGCCATTAAAAAACGAGCAGGGGCGGCGCTGCCACCCCTGCTCGCATACCGATACCACAGCCGATCTTAGCCGGCCGGCGCAGTAACGCCGCCAGTCACCACCACCGGCTCGTCGGCCTGGCCGCCCGGCACCGCCACGCCGCCTGTGACATAGCCATGCTCGCCCATCTCGGGCATATCCAGGCCATTGATCTCGTCTTCGGCGCGGCTGCGCAGCACACCGGCGCGCTTCAACACGCTGAAGAACGCATACGACAGGCCGAAGGCCCACACGGTGATCGCCACCACCTCGAGCACCTGCGGCATGACCTGGCTGAAGCTGCCGCCGACGATACCGGTGACCGGGGCAGTAACGCCGTTCCACGCGCCGGTATCGGGGTTACCGACCGCAAAGATCCCGACGGCCAGCACGCCCCACATACCGTTGACGAAGTGTACCGGCACCGCGCCGACCGGATCGTCGATCTTAGCCCGCTCGAGCCAGCCGGTGGCCAGCACCACCAGCACGCCGGCAACCAGGCCGATGATCACCGCGCCCCACGGATCGACGAACGCACACGGTGCGGTGATCGCCACCAGGCCGGCCAGAATGCCGTTGACCGACATCGACGGCGAGGGCTTCTTAGCCGAGGTAAACAGCCAGGTATAGGTCATTGTGCTGACGCCGCCAGCCGCGCCGGCCAGCAGCGTATTGATTGCCGCAATCACCGTCAGGTTGATCGGCCAATTCGAGGCTGCGGTGGTGACCGCGCCACTGGCATCGGCGACTGCCGGGGTGATCAAGCCCAGCGACGAGCCGGGGTTGAAGCCGAACCAGCCGAAGAACAGGATGATCGTGCCCAGAATACCCATCGGGATATTGTGGCCGGGGATGGTATTCGCGCTGCCATCCTTATTGAACTTGCCGATGCGCGGCCCAAGCACCATAGCCAGCGCCAACCCCACCGCGCCGCCGGTCATATGCACCACACCCGAGCCGGCGAAATCGACCGCGCCGCTGCCGAGGCCCAGCGAGCGCCCCAGGTTAGCCAGCCAGCCGCCGCCCCAGACCCAGTTG
The sequence above is drawn from the Candidatus Kouleothrix ribensis genome and encodes:
- a CDS encoding ammonium transporter, with protein sequence MNDQIQLLTTAANILWLILAGFLVFFMQAGFALVETGFTQAKNVAHTMLMNMMVFCIGAIGYWICGFAFQFGALNLAYPEVTTPGAIAGAWAFSPLTLGAWGDNLASGVRLGEQFGVLGTTGFFLQGIGLSAAGIFAFFLFQMVFMDTAATIPTGSGAERIKFAGFVIMSFWVSMIIYPIAGNWVWGGGWLANLGRSLGLGSGAVDFAGSGVVHMTGGAVGLALAMVLGPRIGKFNKDGSANTIPGHNIPMGILGTIILFFGWFGFNPGSSLGLITPAVADASGAVTTAASNWPINLTVIAAINTLLAGAAGGVSTMTYTWLFTSAKKPSPSMSVNGILAGLVAITAPCAFVDPWGAVIIGLVAGVLVVLATGWLERAKIDDPVGAVPVHFVNGMWGVLAVGIFAVGNPDTGAWNGVTAPVTGIVGGSFSQVMPQVLEVVAITVWAFGLSYAFFSVLKRAGVLRSRAEDEINGLDMPEMGEHGYVTGGVAVPGGQADEPVVVTGGVTAPAG